CGCGGCACATGACCATGAGTGCACTATCGCGACGTGGAACGTTTACGGTTATCCGGAAACGGACGCAGACCGGCGCGCATGGTTCTCGACGCGCCTGGCCGAACTGGACCCTGAGGTCCTGTGCGTGCAGGAGATCGCCAACCAGAAACGGGTCGATGCGTTCCTTGCCACCGAGGCGGGTTTTGTGGCAGCGGCATTCACGGATTCGCAGGACGGGCAGGACAACGCCATCTTCGCCAAGGCCGGGGTTGCCTTGATTGACCTGCCCGACCCGGAAGGGTTCCAGCATCCCGCCCAGGCTGCCTATGTTTCCTGCAATGGGTTAGACCTGGTGATCATCACCATTCATTTGTCGTGGTCGGACAAGGACAGGCGCGAGGCGGAAAAACAGTTGTTGGGAGAGGTGGTGGCTCAATACATGGCCATCGACCCCGATGTCATGGTGGCCGGGGATTTCAACACGACGGAGAAAGACATCGAAGACCTCGCGTCCGCCATCGGCATGGTGGTAATGCTCCCCGAAGACCAAAAGGGTGTCGGCACCACGGATGGAGGCAATCGAAACGACCATTTTCTCATTTCCCGCGATTTGGCGGAAGAAGAAGCCGTTTCCTGCCGCATTGAGACTTTTGACGGTCATGATCACACCCTCGTTTTCCGCGTCTCTGACCATCTGCCGGTATTGGCACGATTTCGCACCAGCGAAGCTTTTCGTGACCGTAACTGAGGACGTCTGACGGCCGGAGGCAACGTATCCGTGTTCCAGACAACGCCGCGCCACGTGCCGGGGTTTTGACAAGTACGGCCTCTTAAACTAGACTGAACCGTGGGCGGGTTTCACTAGTGCAAGAACCCGCGGGCCGCGGCATAACGAGGGTTCGGAGGCACATGATGGCGATGAGTCACGATTCCGAGAGAGAAAGGGCTATGGCACTCGCGGAAGATTCCCGCGAGGCCGAATGGGCCCATCCGAGCTTTGTCGCCGAGTTGTTCCGCGGGGTGTTTCGCTGGGATCTGCTCCATCCCTTCCCCGAGCAGAGCGCGGAAGACAAGCGCATCGGCGATGCGTACATCAACAAGATCCGGGAAGTTCTCGAACAATACATTGACCCCTCGGAGGTGGACCGGTCAGGCGACCTCCCGAAAGAAGCCCTGCTCGCCCTGGCGGACGCGGGAGCGTTCGGACTCAAAATCCCGAAGGAATACGGCGGCCTGGGCATGTCTCAGACCAACTACAACCGCATCATGGCGTTCATCGCCAGTTACTGCAACTCGACGGCCGTATGCCTCTCGGCGCATCAGAGCATCGGGGTGCCGGAGCCGCTGAAATGGTTCGGAACCCCGGAGCAGAAGAAGAAATACTTTCCCCGTCTGGCCAAGGGCGCGGTCTCCGCATTCGCCTTGACCGAGCCGCAGGTGGGCTCCGACCCGGCCAAGATTCGCACCACTGCCGAGCTGTCCGAAGACGGAACCTACTACACCCTCAACGGTGAAAAACTCTGGTGCACCAACGGGCCCTACGCCGAGATCTTGATCGTCATGGCGCTGACCGCGCCTAAGATCGTCGAAGGCAGGGAGAAACCGCAAGTCACCGCGTTTATTGTCGAAACATCGGAACCGGGTTTCGAAGTTGTCAGTCGCTGCGCCTTCATGGGCATCCGCGGCATCGCGAACGGCTTCCTTCGCTTCAACAACATGGAGGTTCCCGCCGAAAACATCCTCGGAAAACCCGGTCAAGGGCTGAAAATCGCTCTGACCACCCTTAATACCGGACGCCTGACCATGCCGGCCGCATCCGCGGCCGCCGGCAAAGTCTGCATGCATTTCGCGCAGAACTGGGTCAACGAACGCGTACAGTGGGGCGCCCCCATCGGCAAACACCAGCCTGTCAGCAAGATGCTCGCCGAAATGACTGCCGACACCTTCGCCATGGACAGCATAAACGCCCTGGCCTGCGCCATGGTGGATCAGGGCGGCGTCGACGTGCGGCTCGAAGCTGCCATGGCCAAGTATTACTGCAGCGAGACGGCATGGCGCATTCTCGACGACTTCGTGCAGGTCCGCGGCGGACGCGGCTACGAAACGGCCGAATCGCTTGGCGCGCGCGGCGAAGAACCCATCCCCGCCGAGCGCATGTTTCGCGATGCCCGCATTTCGCGCATTATCGAGGGGACCAGCGAAATCATGCGGCTCTTCATTGCCCGAGAGGCCATGGACACGCATGTCAGGCGCCTTATGCCTATCATGACGGGCAAGGGGCCCAAGGGCAAACTGATATGGGAGGCCTTGACGTTCTACGCCAAATGGTATCCCAAAGTGTTGTTGCCCACCTCCGTTTCGCTCAACGTGCGGCATCTTTCGCCCAAGAACCAGGACCATGTGATATTTGTAGCGCGAACCTGCAAAAAGCTCGCGCGAACCTTGTTTCACACCATGGCGAAATACCGGCAAAAGCTGGAACGCGAACAGCTTGTTCTACAGGCCCTGGTCGACATCGGCACGGACCTGTTTGCCATGGCCGCATTGCTGTCGCGGACCGAACACGAGCTCAAGGCCCGAACGGACGACGAGCAGTTGCAGGATATGGCCGACCTGTTCTGTATGAATGCGCGCAAGCGTATCAACGACAACTTCAAGAACTTGAAGCGCACGCAAGGCAAAGCCATCTACAAAGTCGCCAAAGCCTTCATGGAAGGCAAGTATCGTTGGATGCTCGACGGCGTCTACTCCAATTTCCCGCCTGCGAGCAGGCCTGCGCGCATAACCCTGCCCGCCGAGCCGGAGAAGGCGGAGCAACCCGAACTCGAGCCCCAACAGCAGGAATCTCCCCCGTCGGAAAAGTAGGCTCTGCCTTCCCAAACCCCAAGGAATGCGCGGAGCCGCACCACCCCGCAGGGCGCCTCCGCTTTGACGCGTCCAGGACGTGAGGAGAGGGTCTCCATGAACGTTCGAAAAAAGACGGCGGTGCGCGCGGCAGCTAATAATGTCATACCGCTGATCGCACTTCTGTTGCTCGGCCTTTGGCTTCTCAAACCCGCGTGGCGGTCATCTGCCGATCGAAACCGCCCCGACAGCACGCGCAGCCAAACCACGACTACCGCGCCGCATCCTGAAGACGGGCAGGGCCGGCCGCCCCGTAGCGACGCTTCGACTAGTGCCCAAGCCGCGGACAATGCCCTCAAGACTGCTTTCGACAACCAGCAAAGCGGCGTTCAAGTTCAGGCGGAGGGGGTCGTGACGAGGATATTGTCCGACGATCTGGACGGTTCACGGCATCAGAGATTCATTCTGCGCCTCCGAACCGGCCAGACGGTGTTGATCAGTCATAACATAGATGTGGCGCCCCGAATAGAGGATCTCAAGACCGGGGATAGAGTGGAGTTCTATGGTCAATATGAGTGGAACGCCAAAGGCGGCACGGTTCACTGGACCCACCATGATCCCGATGGTTCTCACATGGGCGGATGGCTAAAACATCGCAGCAGAATGTACCAATAGCCACGCAAGACATCCGCGGCACACCCCCCGCCTATCCCCAGTATTTGCGCGCCCGTGAGGCCCCCCTCCCCCGCTTGCGTAACTCCGGCCGGAATTGGATAATGGCGCAGCGCAGCGAGTGGATAGCTTCTCTATGGCGGCGGCAGCGCGCCTGCCGCTGACGAACGCGGAACAAGACGGGAGTGACCAGGATGGCCGAGCCAGCCGATACCGCCCAGATGATTGCCGAACTAGTCGCGACCACGCCATTCGTGGATACGCACGAGCACCTCATGGAGGAAGCCCGGCGCCTTGAAGCAAGGGCCGACCCCGAAGGCAAGAAAGGCCCGATTTCCGATATCGGCATCCTTTTCTCGCATTATTCCGACTCAGACCTGGTCGTCGCCGGCATGCTTCCGGACGACTTGCAGAAGGTCCGGACGGCCACGATGCCTCCCAAGGAGAAGTTCCGCCTGCTTGCGCCTCACTACGCGGCCGCGCGTCATACCGGGTACCTGCGCAACGTCCGCGAATCCCTGCGGCTTCTGTATGGTGAGGACGACTTGACCGAAGCCAACTGCGAGAGCATTTCCGAAAAGATCGCGGACGGCGTCAAACCCGGGTTCTACAAACACATCCTGCAGGACGTCGCAAACATCGAATACTGCCAGGTCAACAACCTGGAAGTCCCCGTCTTTTGCGAGACCGAAATGCCTGAACTTCTTGCCCAGGACATCAGTACCGTTCCGCTGTGTACGGGCCTCGATATTGTGCAGGTCGAGCGTCTTGCGGACCGCGAAGCCTATTCGCTCAAGGATTGGCGCGAGATCATCGATTGGTGTTTTGCGACTTTCGGGCCTCGCGCCATCGCAACCAAGAATCAGTGCGCCTATGGACGTGCCCTGGATTTCGCCCAAGTCTCCGAGGAAGACGCCGCGCCGCTCTTCGAACGCCTGCTGACCAAGGGCGCTGATGACCTGTCGCGCGAGGAACGAAAAGCCGTCGAGGACCATCTCTTTCATTACTGCATCGACAAGGCCGCCGAATACGGCCTGCCTGTGAAACTGCACACCGGCTATTACGCAGGGCACGGCGGCATGCCGCTCAACCGGGTTCGCACCAACGCCGGCGATTTGTGTCCGGTTATGCGAGCCCACATGAATGCCAAGTTTGTGCTGTTCCATATCGACTACCCATACCAGGACGAGGCCATTGCCCTTGCGAAACATTATCCAAACGCGTACGTCGACATGTGCTGGGCGTGGATCGTGAGTCCCCATGCCTCGATCCGGTTCCTGAAGGAGTATCTCATGGCCGCGCCCGCAAACAAGCTGTTCACGTTCGGCGGCGACTACAGGCCCGTCGAAATGGTGCCGGGCCACGCCGCCATAGCCCGCCAGGGCCTCGCGCAGGGTATCACGGAACTTGTGCGCGAAAAGTGGCTTGATATCGATGATGCGCCCGGGCTCATCGACCAAATCATGCGAGGCAACGCCCATGCCATCTATGACCACACAGACACGCTGAACCACTGGCGAACTCAGAAAAAGACTGCTTAGGAACGGGACTGCATGACCCCATCCGTAGATCCCCTCTTGCGTTCAAGGCTGATTGACGAGATTCTGCCCCAAGTCGAACGCCCCTCCCGCTATCTCGGAACCGAGTTGAACGCGATCCACAAGGACCCTGGCGCGGTCGATGTGCGCATCGCGCTGGCCTTTCCAGACCTCTACGACATCGGCCTTGGCAATCTGGGGCTGCTGATACTCTATGCCATCCTCAACGAGCTTCCCTGGTGCTGGGCCGAGCGCGCCTACGCGCCGGCCCCCGATATGGAGGCCGCGTTGCGCGACCGCCAGATCCCCCTGCTTTCACACGAGTCAAAGACGCCGCTCCGCCAGTTGGACGGCATAGGGTTCACCCTGCAATCCGAGCTGACCTACACCAATATTCTCAACATGCTTGACTTGGCGCGTGTCCCGTTACGCGCATCCCAGCGAAGCGACGATGACCCGCTGGTGTTTGCGGGGGGACCGTGCGCTTTCAACCCCGAACCCCTGGCGCCCTTCATGGACTTCTTCGTCGTTGGCGACGGAGAGGAAGCGGTCGTCGAGGCGGCGCAGGCGCTTCGAGAGACCACGGGCAAACCGCGAACGGCAGCGCTCGAGGCTCTGGCGCGTATCGAGGGGGTGTATGTTCCCGCCTTGTACCCCGTGGAAACGCTTTCAGACGGGTGCGTCGTTCCCGCGCGGGATGCACAGCCGGTCCGGAAGCGGCTTGTCCGCGAACTCGATGCCGCGAAGTACCCCACGAAGCTGATTGTGCCTTTCACACAGCAGGTGCATGACCGCGCCGTCCTCGAGGTACTGCGGGGCTGCACTCACGGTTGCCGGTTCTGCCAGGCAGGCATGACTACCCGTCCGGTACGCGAGCGCGGCCTTACGACCCTCGATAGCCTTCTCGACGCTATCATCCGCGAAACCGGTTACGAAGAGACGTCCCTGCTCTCGCTCTCCACGTGCGACTACTCTAAAGCACAAGAGCTGGTGCATCAGGCGGCCGCCCGCGCTGCCGAGGCCGACATGAGCGTGTCGTTGCCCTCGCTGCGCCTGGATACGTTCGCCGTGGACCTGGCCGACAAGATCGCGGACATCCGCCGGAGCGGCCTTACGTTCGCCCCCGAAGCCGCAACTCCCCGGTTGCGCGCCGTTATCAACAAATGGATACCCGACGAGGACCTCTTCACCACCGCCGAAGAGGTGTTCCGCCGGGGCTGGAAACACCTCAAACTGTATTTCATGATCGGCCTGCCCACCGAAACGGACGAGGATGTGCTTGCCATCGTGGACCTCTGCCGGCGAACGCTCGAGCGCGTCCGCAAGATTGACCGGGGCGCGCAGATCAATACGGGCGTATCAACATTCATCCCCAAACCGTTCACCCCTTTTCAATGGTCGGTCCAAATAGGTCTGCAAGAAACCCGGCGCAGGCAGACGCTCCTGCATGGAGGTTTCGCTGCGCACCGGGCAATCCGGTTTGGCCGTCACAATCCGCACTCATCCCTGATCGAGGGGCTCATCACGCGCTCCGACCGCCGGGCAGCAGACCTGCTCGAGTCCGCCTGGCGTCACGGCGCCCGCTTCGACGCGTGGGACGAGTGGCGCAATCTGCCCGCATGGGAGCTGGCGCTCGAAGATACGGGGTTCTCCATCGAAGACGCCCTTCGCGCGCGCGACCCGGATGAACGCCTGCCATGGGACCACATCGACGCGCTTGTTTCCAAGGCATGGCTGTACAGTGACTGGGAAGCCGCGTTGCGAGGAGAGTACGCGCCCGATTGCAGGGGAGGCGCATGCCGGAACTGCGGGCTCAACGAAACCGAGCGTGCGCTCTGTCAAAGCATGTGGATGCGCGCCGCCGAGGCGGAAATCGAGGCCGCACGCGCCGCACCCGAGCTGCCCCCCCCCAACACCGAAAGACGCGAGCCCCCCGCAGTCCAGCGTTTGCGTTTTCGCATCGGGCGCAGCGGCGAAGCCCGGTTCTTGTCCAACCACGAGCTGATAACCGTATGGGTGCGGGCATTGCGTCGCGCGAACTTCCCGCTATCCTATTCGCAAGGATTTCATGCTCATCCCAGGGTAACGTTCTCAGCCGCCCCCGCCGTCGGGGAAGAATCGGTCTGCGACTATATGGACGTGGTGCTTCGGGCCTTTGTGCATCCCAAGGAAGCCATCGAACGCCTGGCGCGCGCCCTGCCACCGGGGTTAACCGCGTTCGAGGCGGATACCGTGCCCATCAAAGCCCCCGCCCTCATGGCAAGCGTAACCGGTTTTTCGTACACGCTCGAGACCAAAGACGACCCTGCCGCGCTGCAGCACAAAGTCGAAGAGCTGCTCGCCCGTCCGCATATCGAGGTCGAGCGCGAAGGCAAGAAGAACCGCAGAGGGGGCCGGCGCGTCTCGATGGTGAATGTCCGGCCCATGATCAAGCGCATGGCGGTGAAAACAGGACCTGCCGGAGCGGTCCTGGAACTCGAAATGCGCCGTGTGAATGCCCGGGGCGTGCGGATACGCGAGCTCCTTGAACTGCTGGATCTGAGCGCCGCCTCCGTCCGCGTCACGAAGCGCGCCACATACCTCGCGGAAGACGAATAACGGCCATCCAAGAGTCAGTGCTGACAAGGGCGCGCTTTCTGAGACTCTGTTCGGAAGGGCCGGCAGCGATTCCCGCCTCCTTGGAAAACCGGGCCCCATGTGTTACATTTGATTTGGCAGTCAAATGGGGAACACGGATGCTTACGGGGTTCATCACACTGCTCATCACCGATGTGATGCTGCTTCTCATCATCCAGCTGGTGGGATCGCTCTTCGCAAACAAGCGGCGCGAGTTTCCGCTTCACTACGCCGTGCTGATGCTTGTCTTTTGTTGCGTCGCCCACTACGCGGCTACGTCTGTGATGGCCAATGGTATGGTCGAAGATAGTGACCGGTGGCTCGTCCTGGCGGCCACGTTCGGGTGCGGGGCCATTCCCATTGCCGCGTATGTCACGACAGTGTTCCACCATCCCGCTCTGGCGCGCACCGTCAAACGCGAAGATGCACTCGCCGAAGCCCGAAAACTCGAGGCCGGCGGCGACATCAAGGAGGCCCTGCGCTCGTATTGCGCCTTCCTCGATGTCAACCCCGAAAACCACGGTGTATGGTTCGAAGCCGCGCATATGCTGATCCGCCACGGGGAGTTTGCCCTCGCCCGAAACATCCTCGTGAAGATGAGAGACCGCTTCGGCGAGGATCGCGAGATTGCCCCCAAGATACAGGAACTATGGCGAATGCTGCCCCGCCCCTCTGCCCCCGGCGCTCCGGTAACCCGCACAGCTCCGAAGGATCCCGACGCAGCCCTCCGTGAGCTCATCGTCCTTCGAAAAGCCGGGATAATCACCGAGGAAGAATACCAGACCAAGAAGCAGGAATTGTTCGAGCTGTAACGGGGCCTGGGGTACACGTGCCCCCCAGGCAGCTTGCCGCCCGCAGCCGGCCGCCTTGTTCAACGCTCCAGGCGTGTCAGCCGCCCGGCGCCTCGAGCGTGCTCAGCCATTCTTCGGTGATCTTCTTCCCCAGTAAGAAGAATTTCCGGTCCGGATGCCACAGGACGAAGTTGCCGTTGCGGTTCGTGACGCTCGGGTACACGCCGCAGTCGGTCCGGGTAAGCGGCCCGATGCCCACGCCGCCGTTGTCAAACAGCTGCTTGGACTCGCTGAACCAGATCGGCTGTTCGGCATCAGGCCGGTATTCCCCGAGAGCAATAAACGCGGGTCGCCGGTTCTTGCCCGTCTCCTCGCGCTTGGACCCCTCAAAATGCCCATCATTGTTGTGGTGAAGCAATACGTAGCGCCCCTCTGCGTATTGGTAGATCGGACAGCAGCAGAGCGGTTCAGGGATAGGCAAACCGTGGTCGCGGCGCAACAGCGGGCGCGGGCTGCACCAGGTGCGGCCATCATCCTCCGAAAGNNNNNNNNNNNNNNNNNNNNNNNNNNNNNNNNNNNNNNNNNNNNNNNNNNNNNNNNNNNNNNNNNNNNNNNNNNNNNNNNNNNNNNNNNNNNNNNNNNNNATGGTCTGTGGTGTGGACCACGATTTCCCCATGTCGTCGGAATAGCACCCGTCCATGGTGCCCGTATGCTGGTGGACCACGTCGTCAATGCCCTGATACTGGTTCCAGAGCACATAGATCCGGCCCGACTTCGAAATCAGCGGGAATCCCCAACTTGACATGAAACCTTCGCCCGGCCGGGCGGGACCTACGATACGCAAGGGCGCCGGCCAGGTGATCCCTTCATCGTCTGAGCGCGAGAACATGATGCGGTGATCGCCTTTGCCCTCGTAGCTGCTTTGGGTCCAAACCGCCATCAGGGAGCCGTCCGGCCCGTCAAACACCAGAAAATGCTCGTTTCCCGTGTCGAACGTCGACCCGTCAACGCTCCCGGGCCGGTAAACGACATAGTCGGGCGCGGTCCGTGCTATTTCGCGGTCCAGGATCTCGCCCACGCTTGGATCTCCTTCCTGGGCCTGAGTCTCAGGTTCCCCGGCGCTGGATTCGGCCCCCTGCGCCAACATCGCCAAAATCATTGCCGTAACGATCAGAAGTAAACCAGACCGTAGGGTTATCCTTAGCACTGTATTCCGAGCCTCCATTGCAGTTTGCGCGTCGACGGAACCGGTTCCGGCCCCTTCTCGGTGTAATTTACTACCCTGGCTCAAGGTTTTCCATGTCGTGCATTACCAAGGCTTCGTACCACGCGGCTGCAAAGTGCGCGCTTGCGAAAACCACCGGGGATGATCTACATTGCAGGGCCTCAAGCACATAACCGAAGGAGGGGGTCCGATGTCAAAGCTTCGCGTGTTCCTAGCGTGTCTCTTGGGATCAATTGCCATTGCGGTTGGTGTAAGCGCCGAGGTTACGCTCCATCCGCTCTTTTCCGACCACATGGTGCTTCAACAGGGCGAGCGGATTCCCGTCTGGGGCAAAGCGGCGCCGGGCGAGAACGTCACCGTAACCATCGACCGCCGCAAAGATGACGCCTGTGCAGACGAAAACGGCAACTGGATGGTCAAGCTGCGCAGCCTGCGCGCCGGCGGGCCCTACGAAATGACCGTGGCCGGCAAGAACAATACGTTGACCGTGAAAGATGTCCTCGTTGGCGAAGTCTGGGTCGGTTCCGGCCAGTCAAACATGGCGATGAACGTCCAGAGTTCGAACAATGCGGAGCAGGAAATCGCCAACGCGAACTACCCCAACATCCGTCTGTTCCAAGTGCCCACCAAGACGGCCGACACCCCCCAGGAAACGGTCGAAGCCCAATGGCAACTCACCACCCCGGAGACCATTCCCGGCTTCTCGGCGGCAGCCTACTTTTTCGGCCGCGAGCTTCATCAGCAATTGAACGTGCCCGTCGGCCTGATCCATACATCCTGGGGCGGCACACCCTCGGAAGCGTGGACAAGCCTCTGCACGCTCAAGGCTACCCCCGAAGCGAAGCCCATCCTCGACCGCTGGGACGATATCATCGCGAAGTACCCGCAAGCCCTCGAAGAGTTCAACAAGCAGATGGAGGAATGGAACAAAGCCGCCGAGCAGGCCAAGAAAGATGGCAAGGAGGCGCCTGCAAAGCCCCGTGCGCCGCTCGGCCCCGACCATCCTCACCGGCCCGCGAGCCTCTACAACGCCATGATCGCTCCGCTCATCCCCTACGCGATCCGGGGCGCCATCTGGTACCAGGGCGAGTCGAACGCAGGGCGGGCTTATCAATACCGCGCCATTTTCCCTGCAATGATCGAGGACTGGCGGGAGCACTGGAACCAGGGGAACTTCCCTTTCCTCTTCGTGCAACTGGCCAATTTCACCGAACGCAAGCCCGACCCGGGAGACTCGGATTGGGCTGAGCTGCGCGAGGCACAGTCGATGACCCTCAAACTCAAGAACACCGGCATGGCGGTCATTATCGACATCGGCGACGCGGCAGACATCCACCCCAAGAACAAACAGGACGTGGGCAAACGGCTTGCCTATTGGGCTCTGGACAAGACCTACAAGAAGGACGTCGTGCCGTCTGGTCCCCTGTACGATTCCGCGCGTTTCCGAAGCGGGAAAGCTACCATACGTTTCGACTATGCGGATGGCGGTCTCGTGTCCCAAGGAGGCGAACTCAAAGGTTTCGCCATAGCAGGTCCTGACCAGAAGTTTGTCTGGGCCAAAGCCGAAGTCGCAGGGAAGAAGAAGGTGACGGTCTGGTCTGAGCAGGTTCCCAACCCGGTTGCCGTGCGTTACGGTTGGGCGAACAATCCCGAGTGCACGCTGTATAACAAAGCCGGACTGCCGGCCTCGCCGTTCCGCACGGATGAATGGCCTGGCATCACAATTAACAACAAATAGCTCAATGGCGCGCGCCCGTGGATTCTCCCACGGGCACGCGCTTATTAGTGGCCAGGTCCGAATGTAGCGGGCCTGCAGGGAGGTATGTGAGGTGGAAATCGCGAAAACGGCGGCTTTTGTTCTGATGCTCGCGGCGTGTGTCCTGGCTGGAGCCGGCGAGAGCGCTCGACTCTCCCCCGAAGGGTTCACCATGATCGATGGTGCTCCGCGCCTCCTTCTCGGCAGCTATGAACTGCCGGAAGACGATGCCTTTCTGAAACGGTTGGCGGATAACGGCTTCAACTTCGTGCGCGGCAGGCCCGATGGCGCTGTCCTTGATAGAATACGCGCCGCAGGCATGTACGCATGGATTCCCCTCGGCCATTCCTTGGCCCTGAGCGAAGGGGACGCCGAAAAAGAAGCCCAGCTGCGACAAGGCATCGAACAGTACAAGAACCACCCTGCTCTGATTGCCTGGGAGGGCCCCGACGAAGCGCTCTGGCTGCAATGGTACAACGCCTTCCAGTGGAACATCTTCGAGCAGCCCATGCAGCTGCTTGCACTGATTCAGGAAGCCTCCTCGAAGCAAGAAGCGGCCGTGGCCGCGGACTGGAAGGCCAAGCACGCAAAAGCGGCCGACCTGGTCGCACGCGGGCTTTGGGCAGAAGGACAGGCTCTCTACGACGAACTCTGGCATGCCTTCGGCAGGGAGAATCCCAGCCCCGAGAAATCCCTTACCGTCTGCATTGCCCAGGCGCGCGAACTGGGCGAAGAACTCTCGCGCGGCTGGCGGGTTGTGCGCAGCGTCGACCCCGAAAACGTGTTCTGGCAGAACCACGCCCCCCGAAACACCATCCCCGCCCTGCAATGGTACAACCGCGAGGTGGACGCCGCGGGATGCGACATCTATCCAATGCCGTTCAACCGCGGGGTCATGCATTCGGACCTGCCCGACCGCAGTTTATCCTGTATCGGCGAATACACCGAACGAATGCAGGCCGGCGCACCGGGCAAGGCCGTCTGGATGGTCCTGCAGGGGTTTGGTTGGAAGGACCTCAACGACCCGTTCAATCCCAACGATGATGTTGGCGGCCGGCGTCCCACGTACGAAGAGTCCCGGTTTATGGCTTACGACGCAATTGTTCACGGTGCGAAGGCGGTTCTGTACTGGGGCGTGCACGTCCTGAAACCGGACGACCAACTATGGACCGACCTCCTCAAGGTGAGCCGCGAGCTGCGCGCGCTGGAACCGGGCATAGTGGGCACGCCGCCAGCGTCGCCGCCAATCTCCGTCAGCGACGACACCTACGCGTCCATCGGCAGCGAAGGTCCCGTGCTGATGTTGCGCAAGACGGGCGACGACTGGGTCCTCATCGCCGTAAACGAGTCTTACGTTGGAATCGGCTTCAACGTCTCCCAACTGCCGCCCGAGTTGAACGGCAAGACACTCCATCGCCTGTACACCGACGAAGCCGTAGCCGTCCAAGACAACGGTTTCCGCGATGGCATCAAAGGGTACAACATCCACGTCTACGCCACTTCCAGGCAGTTCGAGATGAAGGACCCGTGACCACAACCAAAACCTGAGAGTTTACACATGCTCGATTTCCGGGCCGCGTTTGTTCTTGTCGCGCTTGTGCTCGCCAGCCTGAGCGCCGGCGGCGAGCAGGGCATTCAAATTGTCCCCGGCGAAGATGGGGCGTTCGAGTACAGCGACGACTTCTCGACGCCGAAAGTCCTCGTAGACGCGTTCCTGGACAAATCCGGTCTCGAAGCATGGTCCC
Above is a window of Candidatus Hydrogenedentota bacterium DNA encoding:
- a CDS encoding sialate O-acetylesterase produces the protein MSKLRVFLACLLGSIAIAVGVSAEVTLHPLFSDHMVLQQGERIPVWGKAAPGENVTVTIDRRKDDACADENGNWMVKLRSLRAGGPYEMTVAGKNNTLTVKDVLVGEVWVGSGQSNMAMNVQSSNNAEQEIANANYPNIRLFQVPTKTADTPQETVEAQWQLTTPETIPGFSAAAYFFGRELHQQLNVPVGLIHTSWGGTPSEAWTSLCTLKATPEAKPILDRWDDIIAKYPQALEEFNKQMEEWNKAAEQAKKDGKEAPAKPRAPLGPDHPHRPASLYNAMIAPLIPYAIRGAIWYQGESNAGRAYQYRAIFPAMIEDWREHWNQGNFPFLFVQLANFTERKPDPGDSDWAELREAQSMTLKLKNTGMAVIIDIGDAADIHPKNKQDVGKRLAYWALDKTYKKDVVPSGPLYDSARFRSGKATIRFDYADGGLVSQGGELKGFAIAGPDQKFVWAKAEVAGKKKVTVWSEQVPNPVAVRYGWANNPECTLYNKAGLPASPFRTDEWPGITINNK